AAATCTGCTCTGCACGACCAATCGCCCCTCGCATCCCTTCTACTCCTGGTGTTAACTCTAGTTGAGCGCCATAAGCTCTGAGCATAGCTCGTCGTTCCTGGCTCATCGTATCAGGCATGGTTAGAATGAGATGGTAACCCTTCGCGGCTGCCACCATTGCCAAAGCAATTCCCGTATTGCCAGAAGTCGGCTCTACTAAAACGGTTTTTCCGGGATGAATCAAGCCTGCTTGCTCTGCTGCTTCCACCATGCTTACGCCAATTCGGTCTTTGACAGAAGCGGCTGGGTTCATGCTTTCTAGCTTCACAACAATTTGAGCCACCGCTCCCGATGCTTGGGGAATCTTATTTAATTGAACTAAGGGAGTCTTGCCGACTAACTCTGTAATATCTTTCGCTATTCCCATATGAGTACTCCTTGACTAAATGTAATACATCGGACTCTGCTGGGCGCGAGTCTCTCTTTCCTGGCACAAGTCTTGGAGTGTATAGCGGCTTAAAACCTCAATTGAGGCAGCATTGGCTTGCTCCCAGATTTCATGAACCAGAATTCTTTCTAAAGTCGGAGGTTCAGAGGTGTCTTTCTCTTTCCGCTCACCTTCGACCAATGTAACAATCTCCAGCAACGTAATCTGCCAAGGTTCACGAACTAAAACGAAACCTCCTTTAGAGCCGCGTTGACTCTGTACCACACCAGCACGTCTGAGGTTGGTTAAAATTTGTTCCAGATAACGCTCTGGTATGGGTTGTTTGGCAGTAATTTCGCTCATGGTCAGAGGAACTTTTTTCCCGTGGTGGGTTGCCAGTTCTAAAAGTGCCAGCAGCGCGTATTCGACTTTAGAAGACAGATCCAGGAGAGCGTAGTTTTGGCTATTCAAGTCTGTACTCAATATACTACGGTGAATTGATTGATTTATAGTGTTTTCTGCGAAATTCATTTTTTCAAAGTGGTGAATGTGATAGCATCCCATTTATTACCACGAAACACTACAAGTCTATCGATTTACCGTAGATTATCTTACATAATTCTCATGAATACTTCATCATTTGCGAGAATTATCATTTTTTTGTATTCAGAGCCTTGCCCAAATTAAACTCCCCTTACCCTGCAAATACTGAATTATGCTACTAACTGATTTACAAACCATTTATGACCGCGATCCAGCTGCCCGTAATTGGCTGGAGGTATTGTTCTGCTATCCAGGATTTCAAGCCTTACTTTTCCATCGACTAGCACACTGGCTGTATAAAAAGGGAATTCCTTTTATACCGCGTTTCATTTCCCATATTAGTAGGTTTTTAACTGGGATTGAAATTCATCCTGGAGCATTAATTGGTAAGGGAGTTTTTATTGACCACGGTATGGGTGTAGTGATTGGTGAGACAGCAATCGTAGGCGATTACGCCTTGATTTATCAAGGTGTCACCCTTGGCGGTACTGGTAAAGAAAGCGGCAAGCGCCATCCGACTTTAGGCAGCCATGTAGTTGTAGGAGCAGGTGCGAAAGTTTTGGGTAATATTCAAATTGGCGATCGCGTCCGCATTGGAGCAGGTTCGGTAGTGCTGCGAAATGCGCCAAGTAATACAACTGTAGTTGGGATACCAGGGCGCATAACGCGTCAGAACAATTTGACTACCGATGTTCTAGATCATGATAAATTGCGGGACGTGGAAGCAGAAGTAATTCGAGCTTTATTTGAACGGGTAAAGTCGTTAGAGAAACAGTTTGAGCAGTTAGGAGCTAAGCCCAGTTTATTGCCAGCTGAAGTTGAAGGCAAACAAACCAACAACAGCAAGAATAATAGTTCTGACGGGATGATTGAAGATTTTCTTGATGGTTCAGGAATTTAGGCGAGGGTGTAAGGATGTACGGGAGGATAAGCCGCGAAGAAATTACAGATTAATTTAATTGATTTAGAACTTACGCATTGACAAACAGAACGAAAAGTGCATAAAGAGAATGTAGAAAAATATCAGCGATCGCTAGCTGATAGAGGCATGAAAAACAGATAATTTACCTGTCTGTGTTTAGGGTTCGGACAATCAGAGCAATTACTAAACCATCAACCGCTAAATGTGACCTGAATACTTATACTCTGTTTCTACTAGCAGAATCAAAGTATCCAGGTTGCACACGTCTGGCAGAAATAATGAAAGATTTGTCTCATGATAGCGTCAATAGATTTTTGCTACGTGAGCAGTACGAACCCAAGGACTTATTTGAAGAAATTAAGGCAAATATCAATTTAATTGGAGGTACTTTAAGCGGAGATGATACAGTAATTGATAAGCCTCATAGTGATCCAAAAATAACAGAATTAATTGGTTACTATTATTCAGGAAGGCATCATCGCGCCGTCAAAGGAATTCAGTTAATTACCTTATATTACACGGATTTATCAGGTAAGTCTGTACCGATAAATTATCGCATTTATAACAAACAGGAGAACAAGACTAAAAATGATTATTTACGAGAGATGATTGCGGAGGTTATGACTTGGGGATTAAGTCCAAAAACAGTAACTACTGACAGTTGGTATTCGAGCCAGAAAAACCTAAAGTTCTTTAGAGACAAGGGATTGGGGTTTTTAACTGGCATAGCAAAAAATCGTTCATGTTCAGTTGATGGTAAGAATTTCGCTCAAGTTCAAAATCTAGAAATCCCCGAATCGGGTTTAATAGTATATCTGAAAAATTTTGGTCAGGTGAAGGTATTTCGGAGAAGTTTCAAAAACGTTCGCGTAGCGTCTCGAAGAGAAGCTTACAGATATTACATTATGTACCTTTCTGAAAAGGACGCACTCTTTTCAATCTCTATAAAAGAATTTAAGGAATTACATTCGATACATTGGGGAATTGAGTGTTACCACAGAGCTATTAAACAAGTATGTGGTATCGGTCATTTTATGGTGAGAACAACTGAGGCAATTAAAACTCATTTTTTTAGTGCTATCAGAGCTTTTACACAATTAGAATTAATGCGGGCAGAAGAGTTAATTGAAAATTGGTATGAAATCCAAAGAAATTTATCTCTTCAAGTGGCTCGTGACTTTATCTTGTCACACCTAACGCAAGAATTAACCTTGTCTGCATAGTATCAGTTCTGTGTCAATGCGTAGGTTCTATGATTAATGAATCAAAATTAAATGTATTAATCAATCGCCATAGCCCAAGATTGATAATGTCTGGTCTTTACCCGTCGCTATTCTCAATGGGTTTTCCATACACACTTACACCTTTATTTCTTCAACTACAAATTGAAGAAGAATGCAGAATTCATAATACAGAATTCAACAATCTTTTAGTGAGGGACTTCAACTTGTTGATTCATCCTCTTCTGGCAAGAACTTATTTGCGTAGGAATCACCGTAATCTTGCAACATAATATGGAGCACCTTGATTTAATAACCGCAGACGTAAATAAGGATGCCTACTTAGCTTTGACACTCGGTTAATGCAGAATGCAGAAATTACTGGAGGTGGATTTCAGTAGGGAACACTTGCTGGGTAAACAGTGCGCGAATACCTTTTAGAAAAGCGGGATTATAAATGCGCGTTCAGGATGAATATATTTATCCTAAATTAAAAAGGGGAAGCGATCGCGTTTTTAATCTCTGCCTAAGTTGTAATAAATGCAATCTCAAAAAGGGCAATAAATTAGTTGATCAGTTCCTAAACAAAAGCCCTGTACGGTTCAAGAAAATTAAAAGATAGGCAAAAATTTCAATTAACTCAATCATGAGGCATAGGGACAGAGCAAGTCTGTGTAGCACAATCCATGTTCTTGTAGATAAGTCAAATAGTATGAAATACTAAAAGCAAATATCGCTAAGATAACAGGAATCACGGTACTAAATTCCAACTTCTTTTTTTTTACAATTTCTAAACAAGAAATCGGAATCATTACAGGCCAAAAAATAGTTGTGATTAAAAACATCACAAATGATAAAAATTTTTCTTCCGGAGTAGAAGTAGGATGTCGCAGAGAATATATTAACCAATTGCTGAAAAAATAGGCTGTAATGAATAAATAGCTAATAATTAAAGCTAGTTGTATCTGATTCACTGTCATTACTCCTTAAGTCTTCTGAGATTTACTAATACATTATTCGGACAAAATTCTTACATAATTAGCTCAGGATAAATTTATCTGATGAAAGGTGAATTTTATATTTAATAGCTTCGAAGTTAACAAGAAACTTCTCAATTACACAAATATTAATCCAGCTCTAAAAACACGGAAATCAGTACTTACACCCAATTTGAAATAACCGTAAAATTGCTAGCAATTATACTCATTATTTTCAGTTAGTCTGCTTTTGATATAGTAGAAAATCTCAAGTATCTCAAAATCAAATGCATACAGGCTCAGTTATATCAAGAGTTGTACACTGCTGTATATTTTGCACAGTGGTTGTAGACATAAAAGACTTTACACCCATATTTTGAAAATTTCAAGGTAAATGCATTCAATTTGCCTCACGCTTCGGCAAGCGGGGTTAAAAATTTACCTTTTTGATTAACAACTTATTTAAATTAATTTATTTTTAAGATCATACTTAGCTGGCTATAAATAGATAAATAGCAGCTTTATTATTTAAGTTTAGTAAAATTTGATACTTGGTAATGTACATTTGCCGAATGGATCAAATGCGATCGCCAATTAATTTTTCACTTTTTTGGGGAGGCGATCGCCATAAACGCAAAAATTTTTACCTCTGGCAAGTGAATAACTAAGTTCAGCGCTGCAATGAGAAGTTGGAGCGGTCATTACTCGCGAAGCTCTGAACTTCGAGGAAGGTTTCCCAGAGCAGGCTACTGATGAAGCAGTCCGCAGAACACGGTGACCTTAAGAGGTTTTTACCCCTGCGTTTTTAAAGGGGTTGGGGGAGCAAACTATTGGTTGGTTGTTTATAGCTTAGGAAATGGGAAAGAGGCATTTCCTATTTCCCTTTCCACTATGCAAGCGAGTTTCTTTTACACCCTCATACTTTTATATCTTTACGCCTTGCTGCTTGCTCTCAACCGAATTTATTCCCTAGCAATAACAATATCGTTGGACTTTATGACTGCATAGGCATCTTGTCCTTCGAACAGCTCCAACTCTTCTGCTGATACTTTGGTAATAATCGAGGTTAGCTCAACTCTGTGAACAATCTCCAGTGTGACCTCGCTATTAACAGATCCAGTCACAACTCGTTTGACAACGCCCTTAAGAATATTGCGGGAGCTAACTTTTAGTGGTTTTTTTTGAATACTAATTTCTATCTCTGGCTTTTGAGTGTAAGCATTTTCCTTTTCTTTTTGCTTGGTTGTTATCAATGGGGGCTGTGATGAGTGCTGATTAAGACCACGTACCAGTTCCCGGAGAATTTCTGTTTTGGTTCGCTGAGACTGTTCACAGAATTCTTCTAGAATCTTCCGCTCCTCATCTGAGGTTTGAAATGTGACCCACCCTTGTTCTTTTCTGGGCATAATATTACCAATTAGGTTGGGAAATAGTTGGTATTCTTGGTATGATTCTACCAAGCGTCAATTTTAGAAAAGGAATCTCTGTCAGCGCAGTTTTTTATGAAAAGAAGAATTTTTGCATTTATTAGCATAGCAGTTGCTAGCTTGCTTCTAGTAACTGGTTTACAGTGGGTTACTCCCTCACCTGTAGTAGCACAGTCAAATACCAGCCTACTCGTGTCAGCTGCTGCTAGCTTGAAAGAAGCACTGGAAGAAATTAAACCTCTATATCAACAAAGTAAACCAAATATCAACATTAATTATAACTTTGGGGCTTCTGGTGCTTTACAGCAACAGATTGAGCAGGGTGCACCAGCAGATATCTTTATTTCTGCTGGTAAAAAGCAAGTAGATGCCTTGGAGCAAAAAGGACTCTTAGTTCCAGGTACTCGTGCCAACCTAGCAAATAACCGTCTAGTTTTGATTGTGCCAAAGAATATTGTTGGCATCACCAGCTTTTATAATCTCACAGATACCAAGATTAAGAAAATCGCGATCGGAGAACCTAGAAGTGTTCCCGCCGGAGAATATGGGGAACAAGTTTTAAAGAAATTGGGCATCTTTGATAAAGTCAAGCCCAAATTAGTCTTAGCTAATAATGTGCGTCAAGTATTGGCAGCAGTAGAAAGTGGTAACGCTGATGCAGGCTTAGTTTACGCTACTGATGCCAGAATTTCCAACAAGGTAAAAGTCGTAGTCACGGCTGATGACAAATATCACTCTCCAATTGTTTATCCATTGGCAGTACTCAAAAGTAGTAAAAATGCCGATGCAGCCAAGGAATTTGTACAGTTTTTATCTGGTGGTCAAGCTAAGGCTGTACTCAAAAAATACGGGTTTATTGTGCCTTAGTAGTTAGTTTGGATATTTCCCCACAGGGGGAAATTTTCACTTAATTGCTATATCTAAAATACTATAGTGAAGAAATAAACTTAGTAATTGTGACTGTTGAAGCATAATAAAAAACATAATAATTGGATAGCAGAATTGTGTGCGGTGATACAGTAAAACGATGATACTTGTTATAGGCTAGCAAAGCCCTTTACTTTTACACTTTTGGCGAAACATTACCGCCAAAAAGACACCAGAGCGATAGGGAATAACCTGTAATCAAATGCGATTGATGCCCATCAAACGTAATAATTGTGAAACAGCATAAGTGATTTCCTACGCCCTGGTTATTTATTAATTCACATTTATCAAATCCCATTCGTACCGTTCGCACTTACAGCAGTTTGGAACTGTAGTAATGTATAAAACCCAGTAATAAAAGCCGGAAATATTTAACTATTGTCTATCTATTCTTAGGTAAAGACTGGTAAAAAAATTTAGAGTTATATCTATAGGGAATGTCTAAACATCCTTATCCACGATTAAAATCAATTTGCTGGGGTACTTAGCTAAATTGATTTTATGGAGTTCGATCATTTTGTGCTTAGTTCTGTGTTACCGACTATCAACGCCCTTAAACAACCCACCAGTTCTGCTTGGGTAGAACAAGCGATCGCTAACTTAGACATAATTTTACTCGACCACTCCCACTGTGAACGCAAAGCAGCAGGCGTGGCATTAAACTTTATGTTTCGCTACCCTTCCAATACTAAAATGGTACGGGAGCTAACAGCGATCGCCCGCGAAGAACTAGAACATTTTGAACTAGTTAATCAATGGCTAGAACGCCGGAATATTCCCCTTGCACCCCTTTCACCGCCTCCCTACGGTGCGCGTTTCAGAGCCACTGTTCGCCCTAAAGAACCTGAAAGATTTTTAGATTCCTTACTAATGACTGGGTTAATTGAAGCTCGCAGTCACGAACGTCTAGGACTATTAGCTGCTCACTGTCCTGAGCCAGAACTAGCAAAATTTTATCATGGCTTAATGGCATCAGAAGCGCGGCACTACGGTATATACTGGGTTTTAGCTGCTACTTACTTTAACCGTGAGATTGTCATGCAACGGCTTGATGAATTAGCAGTTGTAGAAAGTGAGTTGCTAGCAACTTTGCACTCAGAACCGAGAATTCATAGTTAGTAGACTAAGGGAACAGAGATATGAAGCTTCAGTTAACACACCTGAGACTGCTTGTCTCCCATTACAAAGATTCTTTTCTGTTTTACCGGGATCTGCTGAGGTTTGATGTTGATTGGGGCGATGAAAATAGTGGGTACGCTGAATTTAATACTGGATACATCAAGCTAGGTTTGTTTAAAAAAGAATTAATGGCTGAAGTACTCCCAAGTCATGCACAGCCTACATCCGTTATCAATCAAGACAAAATAGCCTTGATTTTTGCGGTAGATAACGTAGATGAAGTATACCAGCAAGTTAAAAATAATAACGTAACAGTTGTGACTCCACCTCAAGATAGGCCAGATTGGGGAATCCGCACAGCTCATTTTCGCGATCCTGATGGTAATCTGATCGAAATTTACAACAATCTAGGCATCTTAAGTTAGAGTTTTGCTGCCATAAACTACCTGATGTTTGAACTAAAGCTTAGCTAGACCCCACATCTATAAATTGTTTTCACACCTCTGGTGATATATACCAAGCCTGCGAATTCATTAGTGGGGTCAATCTAAAATCCGTCTGATAAAGTTCTGAAGCTCCTGTGGTGTAATACCAATTCACGAAAATCTTGATACATATAGATTTCTCGTAGGGGCATGGCATTGCCGTGTCCCTACCAAAGTATTTGTATCATTCTTAAAGTGAAATGGTATAAGCCTTTTCTGACGTGCTAGGCATTAGCGTGCGCTTTATAGAGCGTGCTAATGCCTAGCACATTCAAAAGCAGTAAATATAAATTACGTAGTGTGTTAAAAGTTAGTATAAAAAATTACTAAAAATAATTACATTTTTTCTAGCAATTAACCACATCACGACTACGTATAAATAGCACGAATAGAACACTATTTTGGGGTTTTTAGCTAGAGAAAACAGCTTATCAACCATATTTTATACATTAAACAATCGTATACAGTTGTTGCCCTGTAATCTATCTAGAGTTTTTTGCTACGCATCTACAAGTTGAAAATCAGCCCAACGCAGAGATAAATTGTTAATGTCTAATATATGAATTTCACAGTAAAGATGAGCAGAATTACGGAGTAAAGGGGGCAAAACTATTTGAATCATTTTATGTATTGTCCCGGAAAGTTTGATATTTAAAGACCTCCGGGAAAACTAGGGAACCTGTGGATTATAACTTGCGAAAAAATAGTAATTAATTTCTGTATTTGCTCTGACGGCAATTAGTTCATGAAGTTTTTATGATAGGGCGTATGAACACCAATCCCAAGACAGACAGTGGGTTGTGAGCTAGATAATTATCAAATAACTTGATAATTATCCAACTACCAATTGTTAAGCTCAACCGTAAACTCCACCGTTGCATAGTCTACCGTAGTCACAGATGCACAACGCTGTCATTGATGGCTATGAAGCTGCTATGAAGTAAACAATAAATCAAGCCATCAGGGGAAAGCTTTATTGGCGCAGTATTGCTGAATGAGTTTTACGCAACAAAGTAAGCATTGCTCCTTTAAAGGAGAATGCTTACTCAACGAATGTTACGTTGCTGTAACTTTGAGCTGCTGTGCAGCAATCAATTAGAAATTTTCTCACTCCAGAGCAAACATCCTACGTGATGTCTGCGTGAGGTCTTAGCACCTTTGCAGATATAACTTGCTCAACCCCTTAATAGCAAGAAACGATTAACCAAGCATAATATCAAGAGGAATTTTCCCATGTCTATTATTACCGTAAACAACACTAATGATAACGGTGCTGGTTCTTTAAGAGATGCAATCAACCTAGCTCAAAAAGGTGACACGATCGCATTTGTATCGAATCTGGCAGATCAAAAGATTACTCTTACCAGCGGAGACTTGATCGTTAAAAAGAATTTAACAATTGATGGAGCTGGAGCGCCT
This region of Nostoc sp. UHCC 0302 genomic DNA includes:
- a CDS encoding Rrf2 family transcriptional regulator encodes the protein MNFAENTINQSIHRSILSTDLNSQNYALLDLSSKVEYALLALLELATHHGKKVPLTMSEITAKQPIPERYLEQILTNLRRAGVVQSQRGSKGGFVLVREPWQITLLEIVTLVEGERKEKDTSEPPTLERILVHEIWEQANAASIEVLSRYTLQDLCQERETRAQQSPMYYI
- the cysE gene encoding serine O-acetyltransferase, with the protein product MLLTDLQTIYDRDPAARNWLEVLFCYPGFQALLFHRLAHWLYKKGIPFIPRFISHISRFLTGIEIHPGALIGKGVFIDHGMGVVIGETAIVGDYALIYQGVTLGGTGKESGKRHPTLGSHVVVGAGAKVLGNIQIGDRVRIGAGSVVLRNAPSNTTVVGIPGRITRQNNLTTDVLDHDKLRDVEAEVIRALFERVKSLEKQFEQLGAKPSLLPAEVEGKQTNNSKNNSSDGMIEDFLDGSGI
- a CDS encoding transposase, with the translated sequence MRAITKPSTAKCDLNTYTLFLLAESKYPGCTRLAEIMKDLSHDSVNRFLLREQYEPKDLFEEIKANINLIGGTLSGDDTVIDKPHSDPKITELIGYYYSGRHHRAVKGIQLITLYYTDLSGKSVPINYRIYNKQENKTKNDYLREMIAEVMTWGLSPKTVTTDSWYSSQKNLKFFRDKGLGFLTGIAKNRSCSVDGKNFAQVQNLEIPESGLIVYLKNFGQVKVFRRSFKNVRVASRREAYRYYIMYLSEKDALFSISIKEFKELHSIHWGIECYHRAIKQVCGIGHFMVRTTEAIKTHFFSAIRAFTQLELMRAEELIENWYEIQRNLSLQVARDFILSHLTQELTLSA
- a CDS encoding molybdopterin-binding protein; protein product: MPRKEQGWVTFQTSDEERKILEEFCEQSQRTKTEILRELVRGLNQHSSQPPLITTKQKEKENAYTQKPEIEISIQKKPLKVSSRNILKGVVKRVVTGSVNSEVTLEIVHRVELTSIITKVSAEELELFEGQDAYAVIKSNDIVIARE
- the modA gene encoding molybdate ABC transporter substrate-binding protein, with amino-acid sequence MKRRIFAFISIAVASLLLVTGLQWVTPSPVVAQSNTSLLVSAAASLKEALEEIKPLYQQSKPNININYNFGASGALQQQIEQGAPADIFISAGKKQVDALEQKGLLVPGTRANLANNRLVLIVPKNIVGITSFYNLTDTKIKKIAIGEPRSVPAGEYGEQVLKKLGIFDKVKPKLVLANNVRQVLAAVESGNADAGLVYATDARISNKVKVVVTADDKYHSPIVYPLAVLKSSKNADAAKEFVQFLSGGQAKAVLKKYGFIVP
- the miaE gene encoding tRNA isopentenyl-2-thiomethyl-A-37 hydroxylase MiaE, with the protein product MLSSVLPTINALKQPTSSAWVEQAIANLDIILLDHSHCERKAAGVALNFMFRYPSNTKMVRELTAIAREELEHFELVNQWLERRNIPLAPLSPPPYGARFRATVRPKEPERFLDSLLMTGLIEARSHERLGLLAAHCPEPELAKFYHGLMASEARHYGIYWVLAATYFNREIVMQRLDELAVVESELLATLHSEPRIHS
- a CDS encoding VOC family protein, which produces MKLQLTHLRLLVSHYKDSFLFYRDLLRFDVDWGDENSGYAEFNTGYIKLGLFKKELMAEVLPSHAQPTSVINQDKIALIFAVDNVDEVYQQVKNNNVTVVTPPQDRPDWGIRTAHFRDPDGNLIEIYNNLGILS